The Immundisolibacter cernigliae genome has a window encoding:
- a CDS encoding protein-disulfide reductase DsbD family protein: MWTAERWRQGARRLLLALAVLPGLAAAQAEGPHARVELLADVRGVLPDQPFALGVRFKLDRGWHIYWQNPGDSGQAPRIDWQLPPGFSAGDIEWPYPRQVSPPPVVTYGYEDEVLLPVAVTPPGTLAGPGQVSLRGTVHYLICKDLCLPEQAQLALDLPLLERADPDPAGQRAIADARARLPRHLPEVLLGAGRFGDRVYLDWPAGVAPGTAQFFPDREGQFRHAAAQVLERVDDRLRLTLTAAGPLERLTGVLVHERGWDAAGQVRALAVDVPIQSLAAAAPAGQPVSVQAADGGMGLALAAGLAVLGGLILNLMPCVFPVLSVKVLSFIQLAHGDPGRVRRHGLAFLGGVLVSFWLLAGLLLALRAAGGGVGWGFQLQSPGFVAAMALLLTAVGLNLMGVFEVGLGLSRLAGSAPQPAGYPGSFLTGTLAVLVATPCTAPFMGAALGFALARPAWEALTIFTALGLGMALPYLLLAELPGLLARLPRPGQWMVTLRQGLAFPLFATAVWLVWVLGRQSGVDAVGLLLLAALGVGFAAWGVGHAQRGARRWLPGGVVVIGLGVAAVLGFAAAMRPAAVAENQATLSTATAAGIDWQPWSPAAVDALRATGRPVFVDFTAAWCISCQVNKQVALDTAAVAARFAELGVVTLQADWTRYDPAITQALAGFGRSGVPLYVYYPPGAPPQLLPAVLTPGLVLEALAD, encoded by the coding sequence ATGTGGACCGCTGAGCGTTGGCGGCAGGGCGCGCGCCGGCTGCTGCTGGCGCTGGCCGTATTGCCGGGCCTGGCCGCGGCGCAGGCCGAGGGACCGCATGCCCGCGTGGAACTGCTGGCCGACGTGCGCGGCGTGCTGCCGGACCAGCCGTTTGCGCTCGGCGTGCGGTTCAAACTGGACCGTGGCTGGCACATCTATTGGCAAAACCCCGGCGATTCCGGACAGGCGCCGCGCATCGACTGGCAGCTGCCGCCAGGATTCAGCGCCGGCGACATCGAGTGGCCTTATCCAAGGCAGGTGTCGCCACCGCCGGTGGTGACCTACGGCTACGAGGACGAAGTGTTGCTGCCGGTGGCCGTGACGCCGCCGGGCACGCTGGCCGGACCGGGGCAGGTCAGCCTGCGTGGCACGGTGCATTACCTGATCTGCAAGGACCTGTGCCTGCCCGAGCAGGCGCAGCTAGCGCTCGACCTGCCGCTGCTGGAACGGGCCGATCCGGACCCGGCCGGACAACGGGCGATTGCCGACGCCCGCGCGCGGCTGCCGCGCCATTTGCCGGAAGTGCTGCTCGGCGCCGGCCGCTTCGGCGATCGGGTGTACCTGGACTGGCCGGCCGGCGTGGCGCCGGGCACGGCGCAGTTCTTCCCGGACCGCGAGGGGCAGTTCCGGCACGCGGCGGCGCAGGTTCTGGAGCGCGTGGACGATCGGCTGCGGCTGACGCTGACGGCCGCCGGACCGCTGGAGCGCCTCACCGGTGTGCTGGTGCATGAGCGCGGCTGGGATGCCGCCGGTCAGGTGCGGGCGCTGGCGGTGGATGTGCCGATCCAGTCGCTGGCTGCCGCTGCGCCAGCCGGGCAGCCAGTGTCGGTGCAGGCCGCGGACGGCGGCATGGGCCTTGCGCTTGCCGCCGGTCTGGCGGTGCTCGGCGGGCTGATCCTGAACCTCATGCCGTGCGTGTTTCCGGTGCTGTCGGTCAAGGTGCTGAGCTTCATCCAGCTCGCGCACGGCGATCCGGGCCGGGTGCGGCGCCACGGGCTGGCGTTCCTGGGCGGCGTGCTGGTCAGTTTCTGGTTGCTGGCCGGGTTGCTGCTGGCGCTGCGCGCGGCCGGCGGCGGCGTCGGCTGGGGATTTCAGTTGCAGTCACCCGGCTTCGTGGCGGCCATGGCGCTGTTGCTGACGGCGGTGGGCCTTAACCTCATGGGTGTCTTCGAGGTCGGTCTTGGCCTGTCGCGCCTGGCCGGCAGCGCGCCGCAGCCGGCCGGCTATCCGGGCTCGTTCCTGACCGGCACGCTGGCGGTGCTGGTGGCCACGCCGTGCACCGCGCCGTTCATGGGTGCGGCACTCGGCTTTGCGCTGGCGCGCCCGGCCTGGGAGGCGCTGACCATCTTCACGGCGCTCGGTCTTGGCATGGCCCTGCCGTATCTGCTGCTGGCGGAGTTGCCGGGACTGCTGGCGCGCCTGCCGCGGCCGGGGCAGTGGATGGTTACGCTGCGGCAGGGGCTGGCGTTTCCGCTGTTCGCCACCGCCGTGTGGCTGGTGTGGGTGCTCGGGCGCCAGTCCGGGGTGGATGCGGTCGGCTTGTTGCTGCTCGCGGCGCTGGGCGTCGGCTTCGCCGCCTGGGGGGTCGGGCATGCGCAGCGGGGCGCACGGCGCTGGCTGCCCGGCGGCGTGGTGGTGATCGGCCTGGGCGTGGCGGCGGTGCTGGGCTTTGCGGCGGCCATGCGCCCGGCGGCGGTCGCCGAAAATCAGGCGACTCTCTCGACGGCCACTGCGGCCGGCATCGACTGGCAGCCGTGGTCGCCGGCGGCGGTCGACGCACTGCGCGCCACCGGCCGGCCAGTGTTCGTCGATTTCACGGCCGCTTGGTGCATCAGCTGCCAGGTGAACAAGCAGGTGGCGCTGGATACGGCGGCGGTGGCGGCCCGCTTTGCCGAACTCGGCGTGGTCACGCTGCAGGCCGACTGGACGCGCTATGACCCGGCGATCACGCAGGCGCTGGCCGGTTTCGGCCGCAGCGGTGTGCCGCTGTATGTGTACTACCCACCCGGCGCGCCGCCGCAGCTGCTGCCGGCGGTGCTCACGCCGGGGCTGGTGCTCGAGGCGCTGGCGGACTGA
- a CDS encoding class I SAM-dependent methyltransferase, producing the protein MKLHILATVAFALSLAGCGREQAEPESASAPAAPTAAVQADAPTASVAAPAPQAPSPATTLESVIAGDWRDPANVARDIWRHPKETLDFFGVSADQRVLEIAPGRGWYTEILVPFVRQQGHYVGAISDPAAAPDERVREYFTKQNADLRAKLAARPDIYGQPTLREIDAARPNFGATDSIDTVLTFRNVHNWLAAGQAEAMFKGFYEVLKPGGVLGVVEHRAAGDVPDGDKSGYVGQDQVIALARAAGFELEASSEINANPADTKDHEAGVWSLPPSLRLGDKDREKYLAIGESDRMTLRFRKPLAEPAGQATQ; encoded by the coding sequence ATGAAGCTGCACATACTGGCTACCGTCGCGTTTGCCCTGAGCCTTGCCGGCTGCGGCCGCGAACAGGCCGAACCCGAATCGGCGTCCGCGCCGGCAGCACCCACCGCGGCTGTGCAAGCCGACGCACCGACCGCGTCCGTCGCAGCGCCGGCGCCGCAGGCTCCGTCACCCGCAACGACGCTGGAGAGCGTGATCGCCGGCGACTGGCGCGATCCGGCCAACGTGGCCCGCGACATCTGGCGGCATCCGAAGGAAACGCTGGATTTTTTCGGCGTCAGCGCCGATCAGCGGGTGCTCGAGATAGCGCCCGGCCGCGGTTGGTACACGGAAATACTGGTGCCATTCGTGCGCCAGCAGGGCCACTACGTCGGCGCCATCTCGGACCCGGCCGCGGCGCCCGACGAGCGCGTGCGCGAGTACTTCACAAAACAGAACGCCGACCTGCGCGCCAAGCTGGCGGCCCGGCCGGACATCTACGGCCAGCCCACACTGCGCGAAATCGACGCCGCCAGGCCGAACTTCGGCGCGACGGACTCCATCGACACCGTGCTGACCTTCCGCAACGTCCATAACTGGCTGGCGGCCGGTCAGGCCGAGGCCATGTTCAAGGGCTTTTACGAGGTGCTGAAACCCGGCGGCGTGCTGGGCGTGGTCGAACACCGCGCGGCCGGCGACGTGCCCGACGGCGACAAGTCCGGCTATGTCGGCCAGGATCAGGTGATCGCGCTGGCCCGCGCGGCCGGCTTCGAACTGGAGGCCAGTAGCGAGATCAACGCCAACCCGGCCGACACCAAGGACCACGAAGCCGGCGTGTGGAGCCTGCCGCCGTCGCTGCGCCTGGGCGACAAGGATCGCGAGAAATACCTGGCGATCGGCGAATCCGACCGCATGACGCTGCGCTTTCGCAAGCCGCTCGCCGAGCCGGCCGGGCAGGCCACGCAGTAA
- a CDS encoding SDR family NAD(P)-dependent oxidoreductase, whose protein sequence is MGRVSGKVVFITGAASGMGRAHALRLAAEGASLAITDRDQTGLAETLAAAQARGAEAAAWPHDVTDEAAWEGVVDAACVRFGRIDVLVNNAGVSSSTVSVLDIGVDEWDRVMAINARGVFLGVRTVGRKMRDQGRGGSIINISSVFGIVGGAMASAYCASKGAVRLLTKAAAADLTAFNIRVNSVHPGLIDTPMLDGLLAREGEVRDRMLGVQLQRRAADPDEVSSAVLFLASDESSFMTGSEMVVDGGWTAR, encoded by the coding sequence ATGGGACGTGTCAGCGGCAAGGTCGTGTTCATCACCGGCGCGGCATCGGGCATGGGCCGCGCGCATGCACTGCGCCTGGCCGCTGAGGGCGCCAGCCTGGCCATTACCGACCGCGACCAGACGGGCCTGGCCGAAACGCTGGCGGCGGCTCAGGCCAGGGGTGCCGAGGCGGCCGCCTGGCCGCACGACGTAACCGACGAGGCCGCCTGGGAAGGCGTGGTTGACGCCGCCTGCGTGCGCTTTGGCCGCATCGACGTGCTGGTAAACAACGCCGGTGTGTCGAGCAGCACCGTTTCGGTCCTCGACATCGGCGTCGACGAGTGGGATCGCGTGATGGCCATCAACGCCCGCGGCGTGTTCCTGGGCGTGCGTACTGTGGGCCGGAAAATGCGCGATCAGGGCCGCGGCGGCAGCATCATCAACATCTCGTCCGTGTTCGGCATCGTCGGCGGAGCGATGGCATCCGCCTATTGCGCCAGCAAGGGCGCCGTGCGCCTGCTGACCAAGGCCGCCGCGGCGGACCTGACGGCATTCAACATCCGCGTCAATTCGGTCCATCCCGGCCTGATCGATACACCGATGCTGGACGGCCTGCTGGCGCGCGAGGGCGAGGTCCGCGACCGCATGCTCGGCGTGCAGCTACAGCGCCGCGCCGCCGATCCGGACGAGGTGTCCTCAGCGGTGCTGTTCCTGGCCTCGGACGAATCGTCCTTCATGACCGGCTCGGAAATGGTGGTCGACGGCGGCTGGACGGCACGTTAG
- a CDS encoding 2-hydroxychromene-2-carboxylate isomerase: MSRHVPVTVFFNFRSPYCYLASKSMFGILDRFDCHFEWRPLGGWDGRSSPERAKGKLPIARQDVRRWCRRLGIPFNPPPVTTDPTRAGAGSLLAEQQGRLREYVVELMHAEWGEGRDIGDINVLRDAGRRAGLDPAALAAAVDDPALRGRLAEHMQQAQAVGVFGVPSFVVGEEVFWGNDRLDFLAEHLTELGAARA, from the coding sequence ATGAGCAGGCACGTTCCGGTGACGGTGTTCTTCAACTTCCGCAGCCCGTACTGCTACCTCGCGTCGAAGTCCATGTTCGGCATCCTGGACCGCTTCGACTGCCACTTCGAGTGGCGGCCATTGGGCGGCTGGGACGGCCGCTCGTCGCCCGAGCGCGCCAAGGGCAAGCTGCCGATCGCCCGCCAGGACGTGCGCCGCTGGTGCCGGCGCCTGGGCATCCCGTTCAACCCGCCGCCGGTGACCACCGACCCCACGCGCGCCGGCGCCGGCTCGCTGCTGGCCGAGCAGCAGGGGCGCCTGCGCGAGTACGTGGTGGAGCTGATGCACGCCGAATGGGGCGAGGGCCGCGACATCGGCGACATCAACGTGCTCAGGGACGCCGGCCGGCGGGCAGGACTCGATCCGGCCGCGCTGGCCGCGGCCGTGGACGACCCGGCCTTGCGGGGGCGTCTGGCCGAGCACATGCAGCAGGCACAGGCGGTCGGCGTGTTCGGCGTGCCCAGCTTCGTGGTCGGCGAGGAGGTGTTCTGGGGCAACGACCGGCTGGATTTTCTGGCCGAGCATTTGACCGAGCTTGGCGCGGCGCGTGCCTGA
- a CDS encoding class 1 fructose-bisphosphatase — translation MSERISLLQHLTLAARAGHLDPALVTVVQQIGAASREISAALTRAALAGVLGAVETSNASGETQKKLDVLANDAFLQALSWTGAVAGIASEELDGPYPVPGATGDYLVLLDPLDGSSNIDVNISVGSIFSILRARSGAAGLTDADFLQPGTAQVCAGFTVYGPATVMVLCFGHGVQGFTLDPVSGEFLLTQADIRIPERTSEYAINASNQRWWQPPVQRYIAECMAGKDGPRGRDFNMRWVGSMVGDVYRLLTRGGIFMYPRDTKDASKPGKLRLMYEANPIGYVVEHAGGAASTGYERILDIPPEKVHQRVAVILGSKEEVDTVVAYHRAG, via the coding sequence ATGAGCGAGCGCATTTCCCTGCTTCAGCACCTTACCCTGGCCGCCCGTGCCGGGCATCTGGATCCCGCCCTGGTTACTGTGGTGCAGCAGATCGGCGCCGCCAGCCGGGAGATTTCGGCGGCGCTGACGCGCGCTGCCCTGGCCGGGGTGCTGGGCGCGGTCGAAACCTCCAACGCCTCCGGCGAGACGCAGAAAAAGCTCGACGTGCTGGCCAACGACGCCTTCCTGCAGGCGCTGTCCTGGACCGGCGCGGTGGCGGGCATCGCATCCGAGGAACTCGACGGTCCGTACCCGGTGCCCGGCGCGACCGGCGACTATCTGGTGCTGCTGGACCCGCTGGATGGCTCGTCGAACATCGACGTCAACATCTCGGTCGGGTCGATCTTCTCGATCCTGCGGGCGCGCAGCGGCGCCGCCGGGTTGACCGATGCGGATTTTCTGCAACCGGGCACGGCGCAGGTTTGCGCCGGATTTACCGTGTACGGCCCGGCCACGGTGATGGTGCTGTGCTTCGGCCACGGCGTGCAGGGCTTCACGCTGGACCCGGTCAGCGGCGAGTTCCTGCTCACGCAAGCCGACATCCGCATCCCGGAGCGCACCTCCGAGTACGCCATCAACGCCTCCAACCAGCGCTGGTGGCAGCCGCCGGTGCAGCGCTACATCGCCGAGTGCATGGCCGGCAAGGACGGCCCGCGCGGGCGGGACTTCAACATGCGCTGGGTGGGCTCGATGGTGGGCGACGTGTACCGCCTGCTGACCCGCGGCGGCATCTTCATGTATCCGCGTGACACCAAGGACGCCAGCAAGCCCGGCAAGCTGCGCCTGATGTACGAGGCCAACCCGATCGGCTACGTGGTGGAACATGCCGGCGGCGCGGCCAGCACCGGCTACGAGCGCATTCTGGATATCCCGCCCGAGAAAGTGCACCAGCGCGTGGCGGTGATCCTGGGTTCCAAGGAAGAGGTCGACACCGTGGTCGCGTACCACCGGGCCGGCTGA
- a CDS encoding MacB family efflux pump subunit: MPLLELTDIARHYGSGAGQVRALDGVSLNIEAGEFVAIMGQSGSGKSTLMHIIGCLDRPDSGRYRVRGQDVAALDSDQLAALRRQTFGFVFQRYNLLGGASAQANVEMPAIYAGLPKTERADRARRLLDELGLADRAGHHPNELSGGQQQRVAIARALINDPPVILADEPTGALDSKSSAELMTLLERLHQAGRTVVLITHDAQVAAHAQRVVRIADGRIVDDQPADRAQAPTPAGVAPAEPATVLVPELGEATRMALRSLRANALRTALTLLGIVIGVASVVAMLAVGEGGKQQVLAQITAMGTNLIMVRPGAPGIRGGGDVVTLVPEDATAIAALPNVLQVLPERSNRLTVRAGNVDYQTTVQGSDTGLPDVRDWPVAAGSFFGERDLRGYAPVAVLGQTVAQTLFPGGVDPVGRYLLVRNVPFEVIGVMGEKGASNWGGDQDDVVLVPITTGFVRLFGRPYLNALTVKVADLATMDATQEAIRQLLIARHRTEDFSVRNLASILDAASTAYNTLTLMLGTVAAISLLVGGIGVMNIMLVSVTERTREIGIRMATGARMRDILLQFNTEAAVVCTVGGLFGLALGFGVGLALRLAGMQVIFAATPAVMAFLSAVGTGLVFGYLPARKAARLDPVVALAAE; encoded by the coding sequence ATGCCGCTGCTGGAACTGACCGACATCGCACGCCACTACGGCAGCGGTGCCGGGCAGGTGCGGGCGCTCGACGGCGTGTCGCTGAACATCGAGGCCGGCGAGTTCGTGGCCATCATGGGCCAGTCCGGCTCCGGCAAGAGCACGCTGATGCACATCATCGGCTGTCTGGACCGGCCCGACAGCGGCCGCTACCGGGTCCGCGGCCAGGACGTGGCGGCGCTCGATTCCGACCAGCTGGCCGCGCTGCGCCGCCAGACCTTCGGCTTCGTGTTCCAGCGCTACAACCTGCTCGGCGGCGCCAGCGCGCAGGCCAACGTGGAGATGCCGGCCATCTACGCCGGCCTGCCCAAGACCGAGCGGGCAGACCGCGCGCGGCGCCTGTTGGACGAACTGGGTCTTGCCGACCGCGCCGGGCACCACCCGAACGAACTGTCCGGCGGCCAGCAGCAGCGGGTCGCCATTGCCCGTGCGCTGATCAACGACCCGCCGGTGATCCTGGCCGACGAACCGACCGGGGCGCTGGACAGCAAGAGCAGCGCGGAATTGATGACGCTGCTTGAGCGCCTGCACCAGGCCGGGCGCACGGTGGTGCTGATCACGCACGATGCCCAGGTCGCCGCGCACGCCCAGCGCGTGGTGCGCATCGCCGACGGGCGCATCGTGGACGATCAGCCGGCCGACCGGGCACAAGCGCCCACGCCCGCCGGCGTGGCGCCGGCCGAGCCCGCCACCGTGCTGGTGCCGGAACTTGGCGAGGCCACGCGCATGGCTCTGCGCTCGCTGCGCGCCAATGCCCTGCGCACCGCGCTGACGCTGCTGGGCATCGTCATCGGCGTGGCGTCGGTGGTGGCCATGCTGGCGGTCGGCGAAGGCGGCAAGCAGCAGGTGCTGGCCCAGATCACCGCCATGGGCACCAACCTGATAATGGTGCGGCCCGGCGCGCCCGGCATTCGCGGCGGCGGCGATGTCGTCACCTTGGTGCCCGAGGACGCCACCGCCATCGCCGCCCTGCCCAACGTGCTGCAGGTACTGCCGGAACGCAGCAATCGCCTGACCGTGCGCGCCGGCAACGTCGACTACCAGACCACCGTACAGGGCAGCGACACCGGCCTGCCGGACGTGCGCGACTGGCCGGTGGCCGCCGGCAGCTTTTTCGGCGAACGCGACCTGCGCGGCTATGCGCCGGTGGCAGTGCTGGGGCAAACCGTGGCGCAGACGCTGTTTCCGGGCGGCGTCGATCCGGTCGGGCGCTACCTGCTGGTGCGCAACGTGCCGTTCGAGGTCATCGGTGTGATGGGCGAGAAGGGCGCCTCCAACTGGGGCGGCGACCAGGACGACGTGGTGCTGGTACCGATCACCACCGGCTTCGTGCGCCTGTTCGGGCGGCCGTACCTGAACGCACTGACCGTCAAGGTGGCGGACCTGGCCACCATGGATGCCACGCAGGAGGCCATCCGCCAGCTGCTGATCGCGCGTCACCGCACCGAGGACTTCAGCGTACGCAACCTGGCGTCGATCCTGGATGCCGCCAGCACCGCCTACAACACGCTCACGCTGATGCTGGGCACCGTGGCCGCCATCTCGCTGCTGGTCGGCGGCATCGGCGTGATGAACATCATGCTGGTCAGCGTCACCGAGCGCACGCGCGAGATCGGCATCCGCATGGCCACCGGCGCGCGCATGCGCGACATCCTGCTGCAGTTCAACACCGAGGCGGCCGTGGTGTGCACGGTCGGCGGGCTGTTTGGTTTGGCACTCGGCTTTGGCGTCGGCCTGGCGCTGCGCCTGGCCGGCATGCAGGTGATCTTCGCCGCCACGCCGGCGGTCATGGCCTTCCTGTCCGCGGTAGGCACCGGGCTGGTGTTCGGCTATCTGCCGGCCCGCAAGGCGGCGCGGCTGGATCCGGTGGTGGCGCTGGCGGCGGAGTGA
- a CDS encoding efflux RND transporter periplasmic adaptor subunit → MNKRWIAAIVLLALAGAGLALWQRDTPAALPAGLAFEPVTRRDLTETVTAQGKLEPKSYVDVGAQVSGQLSRLHVEIGDVVEKGQLIAEIDPRIFATRVASGQARIASLTAQLAQQQAVLQNSRLILERNRGLIAEQATSQEQLEQSEADLRVAEAAVKSIAAQIEEARSTLSGDQTNLGYTKIYAPMAGTVVTQTSREGQTLNANQMAPVIVQIADLDTMTVRAQVAEADVMRIRPGTAAEFTTLGALDRRWQATVRQVLPSPEVLNEVVLYNVLVDVDNRDRQLMNGMSTQVFFILGEARNTLAVPTSALGQRRPDQDQPGTQAYELRVREGETLATRVVQVGLLSRQFAQVRSGLVEGEQIAIPRPAETKAARRRGFF, encoded by the coding sequence ATGAACAAGCGTTGGATAGCCGCCATCGTCCTGCTGGCTCTGGCGGGCGCCGGATTGGCCCTGTGGCAGCGCGACACGCCGGCCGCACTGCCGGCCGGCCTTGCCTTCGAGCCGGTGACGCGCCGGGACCTGACCGAAACGGTCACCGCCCAGGGCAAGCTCGAGCCCAAGTCCTACGTCGACGTGGGCGCGCAGGTGTCCGGACAGCTCAGCCGCCTGCACGTCGAAATCGGCGACGTGGTCGAAAAAGGCCAGCTGATCGCCGAAATCGACCCGCGCATTTTTGCCACCCGCGTCGCCAGCGGCCAGGCGCGCATCGCCTCGCTGACTGCCCAGCTTGCCCAGCAGCAGGCCGTGCTGCAAAACAGCCGCCTCATACTGGAGCGCAATCGCGGCCTGATCGCCGAGCAGGCCACCAGCCAGGAGCAGCTCGAACAAAGCGAGGCCGACCTGCGCGTGGCCGAGGCCGCGGTCAAATCCATCGCCGCGCAGATCGAGGAGGCCCGCTCCACCCTCAGCGGCGACCAGACCAATCTGGGCTACACGAAGATTTACGCCCCGATGGCCGGCACGGTGGTCACGCAGACCTCGCGCGAGGGCCAGACCCTGAACGCCAACCAGATGGCACCGGTCATCGTGCAGATCGCGGACCTGGACACCATGACCGTGCGCGCCCAGGTGGCGGAAGCGGACGTGATGCGCATCCGCCCCGGCACCGCCGCCGAGTTCACAACGCTGGGCGCGCTGGACCGGCGCTGGCAGGCCACCGTGCGCCAGGTGCTGCCGTCGCCGGAAGTGCTCAACGAAGTGGTGCTCTACAACGTGCTGGTGGACGTCGACAACCGCGATCGGCAGCTGATGAACGGCATGAGCACGCAGGTGTTCTTCATTCTTGGCGAGGCCAGGAACACACTCGCCGTGCCCACGTCGGCGCTTGGCCAGCGCCGGCCGGACCAGGACCAGCCCGGCACGCAGGCCTACGAGCTGCGCGTGCGGGAGGGCGAAACACTGGCCACCCGCGTGGTGCAGGTGGGCCTGCTGTCGCGCCAGTTCGCGCAGGTGCGCAGCGGCCTGGTCGAGGGCGAGCAGATCGCCATTCCACGCCCGGCCGAGACCAAGGCGGCGCGGCGGCGGGGCTTTTTCTGA
- a CDS encoding tRNA (5-methylaminomethyl-2-thiouridylate)-methyltransferase has protein sequence MNSPRKAVALISGGLDSMLAAKVMLEQGIHVEGINFFTGFCVEGHTHAIRRQDRAKPKRNNALWVAEQLGIRLHIVDVIEPYKEVVINPKHGYGQNLNPCLDCKGFMVGQARAWMQENGFDFIITGEVIGQRPMSQRKQTMPIIARESGAFDRLLRPLCAKLLPETLPEREGWVDRERLYDFNGRSRKPQMALAETFGFTEWAQPAGGCCFLTDPNYSHKLADLWQARGSKEYELDDIMLLKVGRHLRPRPNFKMIVAREDGENNFLTGYRRQFAHLEPISHGGPLTLVDGVLDEADLELAARIVGRYSQGREAAEVTVRYTPLGAQPLEITVAPLPVAQLPAHWHL, from the coding sequence ATGAACTCCCCACGCAAGGCCGTTGCCCTGATCTCCGGCGGGCTCGATTCCATGCTGGCCGCCAAGGTCATGCTGGAGCAGGGCATCCATGTCGAAGGCATCAATTTCTTCACCGGCTTCTGCGTGGAAGGCCACACGCACGCCATCCGCCGCCAGGACCGCGCCAAGCCCAAGCGCAACAACGCCCTGTGGGTGGCCGAGCAGCTCGGTATCCGGTTGCACATCGTGGATGTGATCGAGCCGTACAAGGAGGTGGTCATCAACCCCAAGCACGGCTACGGGCAGAACCTTAACCCGTGCCTGGACTGCAAGGGTTTCATGGTCGGCCAGGCGCGGGCCTGGATGCAGGAAAACGGCTTCGATTTCATCATCACCGGCGAGGTGATCGGCCAGCGGCCGATGTCGCAGCGCAAGCAGACCATGCCGATCATCGCCCGCGAGTCCGGAGCCTTTGACCGCTTGCTGCGCCCTTTGTGCGCAAAGTTGCTGCCCGAGACGCTGCCGGAACGCGAAGGCTGGGTGGATCGCGAGCGTCTGTACGACTTCAACGGCCGCAGCCGCAAGCCGCAGATGGCGCTGGCCGAGACCTTCGGCTTCACCGAATGGGCGCAGCCGGCTGGCGGCTGCTGTTTCCTGACCGATCCGAACTACAGCCACAAGCTGGCCGACCTGTGGCAGGCGCGCGGCAGCAAGGAATACGAACTCGACGACATCATGCTGCTCAAGGTGGGCCGGCACCTGCGCCCGCGGCCGAATTTCAAGATGATCGTGGCGCGCGAGGACGGCGAGAACAACTTCCTGACCGGCTATCGGCGCCAGTTCGCGCACCTGGAGCCGATCAGCCACGGCGGTCCGCTGACCCTGGTGGACGGTGTGCTGGACGAGGCCGACCTCGAGCTGGCGGCGCGCATCGTCGGCCGCTACAGCCAGGGTCGCGAGGCGGCGGAGGTCACCGTGCGCTACACGCCGCTGGGTGCCCAGCCGCTGGAAATTACGGTTGCGCCGCTGCCGGTGGCGCAGTTGCCGGCGCACTGGCACCTGTAG
- a CDS encoding MFS transporter — translation MSAVQPAAWRNAWTMLALLIVGQIAMSSGSYLWGPLAPFLVAELSVSKAQFGAVQSAFYVVGALMAVPAGVLADRFDGRWLLLACLLAMAIPLALLSRAGSLLTVTVLAGLCGLGNGAINQVGARGVLHWFPPQRRATAMGMRQTGNMLGAALAAAALPGLASWLGWRMAVLLVAAGAGLAAVLSGLLYRERPVDLAAGPGAARPGLKAVAGQLFSNRPFVRLLLLAPFIAYAQIAMTTFFVLFLTDRQGIAAAAAGSLLSGALLAAALGRVAWGVIADRFFTHARARCLALVMALTAVAATALALLPANGPLIVPAVVGLLYGFCAMGWQGLLMIVIAESVGIAVAGTAVGLLINVAWGGFVLGPVVFGALADGPGFATAWASVAGVSGLCACALWLPASGSRTLA, via the coding sequence GTGAGCGCTGTCCAGCCAGCGGCCTGGCGCAACGCCTGGACCATGCTGGCGCTGCTGATCGTGGGCCAGATTGCGATGTCATCCGGTTCATATCTGTGGGGTCCGCTGGCGCCGTTCCTGGTGGCCGAGCTGTCGGTCAGCAAGGCCCAGTTCGGCGCCGTGCAGTCTGCCTTCTACGTGGTCGGCGCGCTGATGGCGGTGCCGGCCGGCGTGCTGGCCGATCGCTTCGACGGGCGCTGGTTGCTGCTGGCCTGTCTGCTGGCGATGGCAATTCCGCTGGCGCTGCTCAGTCGCGCCGGCAGCTTGCTGACGGTAACCGTGCTGGCCGGTTTGTGCGGCCTTGGCAACGGCGCCATCAACCAGGTGGGCGCCCGCGGCGTGCTGCACTGGTTTCCGCCGCAGCGGCGCGCCACGGCCATGGGCATGCGCCAGACCGGCAACATGCTGGGCGCGGCGCTGGCCGCGGCGGCGCTGCCGGGTCTGGCGTCATGGCTGGGCTGGCGCATGGCGGTACTGCTGGTGGCCGCCGGCGCAGGTCTCGCGGCGGTGCTCAGCGGCCTGTTGTATCGCGAGCGGCCGGTAGATCTGGCCGCCGGGCCGGGGGCCGCCAGACCCGGTCTGAAGGCCGTGGCCGGGCAGCTTTTTTCGAACCGGCCATTCGTGCGCCTGCTGCTGCTGGCGCCGTTCATCGCCTACGCGCAGATCGCGATGACCACATTTTTTGTCCTGTTCCTGACCGATCGCCAGGGCATTGCAGCCGCAGCCGCCGGCAGCTTGCTCAGCGGCGCCCTGCTCGCCGCGGCGCTGGGCCGGGTCGCCTGGGGCGTGATCGCGGACCGTTTCTTCACCCACGCCCGTGCTCGTTGCCTGGCGCTGGTAATGGCTCTCACCGCAGTCGCGGCGACCGCGCTTGCGCTGTTGCCGGCCAATGGCCCGCTGATCGTGCCGGCGGTGGTCGGCCTGCTGTACGGCTTTTGCGCCATGGGCTGGCAGGGCCTGCTGATGATCGTGATCGCCGAGTCGGTCGGCATCGCCGTGGCCGGAACCGCGGTCGGTCTGCTGATCAACGTCGCCTGGGGCGGCTTCGTGCTGGGGCCGGTGGTGTTCGGCGCGCTGGCCGACGGTCCCGGTTTCGCTACGGCGTGGGCTTCCGTTGCCGGTGTGTCGGGGCTGTGCGCCTGCGCGCTGTGGCTGCCGGCGTCGGGCAGTCGAACGCTTGCCTGA